The following are encoded in a window of Roseimaritima ulvae genomic DNA:
- a CDS encoding Hsp20/alpha crystallin family protein has protein sequence MNGSVARRDNRSEVSRLYDDPFASLENRMNHLFRGMFDSSGGETGLANYPVDVDEDDDQITIEAEMPGFKPDEIDVHLENGVLTIKAERSQKADNGKKKHLAERRYTRVQRSFSLPRTVDGSDVEASLDQGILTLTLKKTEESKPRRIQIQQGNHA, from the coding sequence ATGAACGGTAGTGTGGCTCGACGCGATAACCGCAGTGAAGTTTCACGTTTGTATGATGACCCATTCGCCAGTTTGGAGAATCGCATGAACCATCTATTCCGTGGCATGTTCGATTCGTCCGGGGGCGAAACCGGCCTGGCCAACTATCCGGTGGACGTCGACGAAGACGACGATCAGATCACGATCGAGGCCGAGATGCCGGGATTCAAGCCCGATGAAATCGACGTCCACCTCGAAAACGGCGTGCTGACAATCAAAGCCGAACGCAGCCAAAAGGCGGACAACGGTAAGAAGAAACATCTCGCCGAACGCCGCTACACCCGCGTGCAGCGGAGTTTCTCGCTGCCGCGGACGGTGGATGGTTCGGACGTCGAAGCCTCGTTGGACCAAGGTATCCTGACGCTGACGCTGAAGAAAACCGAAGAGAGCAAGCCGCGTCGGATCCAAATCCAGCAAGGCAACCATGCCTAG
- a CDS encoding YihY/virulence factor BrkB family protein — translation MEFLKQTFAEFSKNRCSTLAAALAYYTAFALPPLLYLLLTLLTFGMSVMYDSEQAEQKAQAVLTSQAAELLGNQAVSDQITTILDNHQESQGQWWKTLLSFAGILVGATGVVAALQAALNQVWEVKPDPEETGIKDVIVKRVFSLGMILGLGFLLLVSLIVSSVLAGIGESVGGWIGMSETVVAVVHFVVQALVVMVIFAAIFRYMPDADVRWKDVLVGAAITTALFLLGRWAMQLYFSYSDPGAQLGAAAASLAVLLVWVYYTAMIVLLGAEATQVYAVRYGHGIRPEPHAVRVVEKIKRGATQ, via the coding sequence ATGGAATTTCTTAAACAAACCTTTGCCGAATTCTCGAAAAATCGCTGCAGTACTCTAGCGGCAGCGCTGGCGTATTACACCGCGTTTGCTCTGCCGCCGCTGCTGTACTTGCTACTGACACTGCTGACCTTCGGCATGTCCGTGATGTATGACAGCGAGCAAGCCGAGCAGAAAGCCCAGGCCGTCCTGACCAGCCAAGCCGCGGAACTGCTGGGTAATCAAGCGGTCAGCGATCAAATCACCACGATCCTCGACAACCACCAAGAGTCTCAGGGTCAGTGGTGGAAAACGCTGCTCAGCTTTGCCGGCATCTTGGTCGGTGCCACCGGCGTGGTCGCGGCCTTACAGGCTGCCCTGAACCAAGTCTGGGAAGTGAAACCGGATCCGGAAGAGACGGGCATCAAAGACGTAATCGTTAAACGAGTTTTTTCGTTGGGCATGATCTTGGGATTGGGATTCCTGTTGCTTGTTTCCTTGATCGTGTCCTCCGTCCTGGCCGGCATCGGTGAGTCCGTGGGTGGTTGGATCGGGATGTCGGAAACCGTGGTTGCGGTGGTGCACTTCGTCGTTCAGGCACTGGTGGTGATGGTAATTTTTGCCGCGATTTTCCGATACATGCCCGATGCTGACGTGCGTTGGAAAGACGTGCTGGTGGGAGCGGCAATCACAACCGCATTGTTTCTGCTGGGCCGCTGGGCAATGCAGCTTTACTTCTCGTACAGCGATCCCGGCGCCCAGTTGGGCGCCGCGGCGGCCTCTCTGGCGGTCTTGTTAGTGTGGGTCTACTACACGGCCATGATCGTGCTGTTGGGTGCCGAAGCCACTCAGGTGTACGCCGTCCGTTACGGTCACGGCATCCGGCCCGAACCCCACGCAGTACGCGTTGTGGAAAAAATCAAACGCGGCGCCACTCAGTAG
- a CDS encoding APC family permease: MSTPPPSEPSPYRPPAGQDSSSEQDSSSKPEADGEAGAFTRPLSTLSLACLVVANMIGVGVFTTSGFTLDSLHSPTTVVLAWAAAGAIAVLGATCYGGLARQVTESGGEYLFLSRGVHPAAGFMAGWISLVAGFSGAIGLSAVAFAKHMPGGLAEYETTAAIVLIVIFTGVNLIGLRPAAGVQNILVIGKLAVLVVFACYGLGYLVFSPATAEDAAAATVASATTTGVDAWTWGALTSSLMWISFSYAGYNAAVYIAGAARNCQASVPKAMVWGTVGVAVLYVALNAVFVYAAPAEAIALQPEVALIATGFIDPNWLVEALRVVILVSLATSVLAMVQTGPHVYAQMARDGLLPRWLDTSGATPRVGIVVQAAIAIVLVLNSNFLDLLNYLAFLLSVSSAATIGCLFLPAFRGQPGKRPVPLWPWLPLVFVAATLMIAAHAFQFRWETDPNGLVQVLAVLPLGFAVYLWMRLVR, from the coding sequence TTGAGCACCCCGCCCCCGTCAGAGCCGTCGCCGTATCGTCCGCCAGCCGGGCAGGATTCGTCCTCTGAACAGGACTCGTCGTCTAAACCCGAGGCCGATGGCGAAGCTGGGGCTTTCACGCGACCTTTGTCGACGCTGTCGCTGGCCTGTTTGGTGGTCGCCAATATGATTGGCGTAGGGGTGTTCACGACCAGTGGGTTTACTCTGGACAGTTTGCATTCACCCACCACCGTCGTGTTGGCCTGGGCGGCGGCGGGTGCGATCGCCGTGTTGGGCGCCACCTGTTACGGCGGATTGGCACGGCAGGTTACCGAGTCGGGCGGGGAGTATTTATTTCTGTCGCGGGGCGTCCATCCGGCGGCCGGATTTATGGCGGGTTGGATTTCGCTGGTCGCCGGTTTTAGTGGCGCGATCGGGCTGTCAGCCGTCGCGTTTGCCAAACACATGCCGGGCGGACTGGCCGAATATGAAACGACCGCCGCGATCGTCTTGATCGTGATCTTTACCGGCGTGAACTTGATCGGTCTGCGACCGGCCGCCGGCGTTCAGAACATCCTGGTGATCGGCAAGCTGGCCGTGTTGGTCGTGTTCGCCTGCTACGGCTTGGGGTATTTGGTTTTTAGTCCAGCGACCGCCGAAGACGCGGCAGCCGCCACCGTGGCGTCGGCGACGACCACCGGCGTGGATGCGTGGACATGGGGAGCGCTAACCAGCAGCCTGATGTGGATTTCGTTCAGCTACGCCGGCTACAACGCGGCCGTGTACATCGCCGGTGCGGCACGCAACTGCCAGGCCAGCGTACCCAAAGCCATGGTCTGGGGAACCGTCGGCGTGGCGGTTCTATACGTCGCTCTCAACGCGGTGTTTGTGTACGCCGCTCCGGCCGAAGCGATTGCCCTGCAGCCCGAAGTCGCCCTGATCGCAACCGGCTTCATCGACCCGAACTGGTTGGTTGAAGCGTTGCGCGTGGTGATCTTGGTTTCGCTTGCGACCAGTGTGTTGGCGATGGTTCAGACCGGGCCGCACGTGTATGCGCAAATGGCTCGCGATGGGCTGCTGCCCCGCTGGCTGGACACCTCTGGTGCAACGCCGCGCGTGGGGATCGTGGTACAAGCGGCGATTGCCATCGTATTGGTGTTGAACAGCAATTTCCTGGACCTGCTGAACTACCTGGCGTTTTTACTTTCGGTCAGTAGCGCGGCGACGATCGGTTGTTTGTTCTTGCCGGCATTCCGCGGCCAGCCCGGAAAGCGTCCGGTGCCATTGTGGCCCTGGCTGCCACTGGTATTCGTCGCCGCCACCTTGATGATCGCGGCGCACGCATTTCAGTTTCGCTGGGAAACCGACCCCAACGGCTTGGTGCAAGTCCTGGCAGTGCTGCCGCTGGGGTTTGCCGTTTATCTATGGATGCGGTTGGTCCGTTAG
- a CDS encoding PIG-L family deacetylase, whose protein sequence is MAEDYEYEDEALDVIAVGAHPDDVEIACGGTLAKLAAQGYRVGIVDLTDGEPTPNSSGPDQRLREAGDAADALGIHKRINLCLPNRRLFDGFESRVALAREFRRFRPRLVLGFGEKTPMASPDHWQAMQITDAAIFYSRLTKWDEYFEDLPVHAIRRHLYFRFADEPDVLPGHASHITVDVSDTMEQKIEAILCYESQFGHKPYIEERVRAAATMAGQAAGVHAGEVFVAPRPIAVDDLLKTVIFR, encoded by the coding sequence TTGGCTGAAGACTACGAGTACGAAGACGAAGCGTTGGATGTGATCGCCGTGGGGGCTCATCCCGACGATGTCGAAATCGCTTGCGGCGGGACGTTGGCAAAATTAGCGGCACAGGGTTACCGCGTGGGCATCGTCGATCTGACCGACGGCGAACCCACCCCCAATTCCAGTGGCCCCGACCAGCGACTGCGGGAAGCGGGGGACGCCGCCGATGCGCTGGGGATCCACAAACGCATTAATCTGTGTCTACCTAATCGGCGTTTGTTCGACGGCTTTGAATCGCGGGTCGCCCTGGCTCGCGAGTTCCGACGATTTCGACCGCGGTTGGTGTTGGGCTTTGGCGAAAAAACTCCCATGGCCTCTCCCGATCATTGGCAAGCCATGCAGATCACCGACGCCGCGATCTTCTACAGTCGCTTGACCAAGTGGGACGAGTACTTCGAGGACCTGCCCGTCCATGCGATCCGCCGCCACCTGTACTTTCGCTTTGCCGACGAACCCGATGTGCTGCCCGGGCACGCGTCGCATATCACGGTCGACGTCAGCGATACCATGGAGCAAAAGATCGAGGCCATCCTGTGTTATGAGTCGCAGTTCGGGCACAAGCCGTATATCGAAGAACGCGTGCGGGCGGCGGCCACGATGGCCGGGCAAGCGGCCGGCGTGCACGCCGGCGAAGTGTTCGTGGCGCCACGGCCCATCGCCGTGGACGACCTGCTGAAGACGGTTATATTCCGTTGA
- the rdgB gene encoding RdgB/HAM1 family non-canonical purine NTP pyrophosphatase, translated as MFELVLGTHNPNKLIELRELMPPDLVRLVSLAELDDALEVEETGTTFLENATLKAVEQAKHLNRWVLAEDSGLSVDALKGAPGVYSARFSGAAATDQSNNDLLLEKLADVPTERRGAHYTCQICLSDPQGKLRLQTKGECHGVIGREPSGTNGFGYDPLFIVPEMHQTFGELGSVVKQAISHRARALRQFLPAFLAFIDQDQPVG; from the coding sequence ATGTTTGAATTAGTCCTCGGAACGCACAATCCCAACAAGCTGATCGAACTCCGCGAACTGATGCCTCCCGACTTGGTGCGGCTGGTATCGTTGGCGGAGTTGGACGATGCGTTGGAAGTCGAAGAAACCGGTACCACGTTTCTCGAAAACGCCACCTTGAAAGCCGTCGAACAGGCGAAGCATCTGAATCGTTGGGTGTTGGCCGAAGACAGCGGGCTGTCGGTCGACGCCTTAAAGGGCGCACCGGGGGTCTATTCCGCTAGATTTTCCGGCGCTGCCGCCACCGACCAATCCAACAACGACCTGCTGTTGGAAAAATTGGCCGACGTGCCGACCGAGCGTCGCGGCGCCCATTACACCTGCCAGATTTGTTTGTCGGATCCGCAAGGGAAGCTGCGGCTGCAAACCAAGGGCGAGTGTCACGGAGTGATCGGGCGCGAACCGTCGGGGACCAACGGGTTTGGTTACGACCCACTATTCATCGTCCCCGAAATGCACCAGACGTTCGGTGAATTAGGCTCCGTGGTCAAGCAGGCAATCAGCCACCGGGCGCGAGCGCTGCGCCAATTCCTTCCCGCCTTCCTCGCATTTATTGACCAGGACCAACCCGTTGGCTGA
- a CDS encoding S1C family serine protease, with protein MSPVSDAMLLSQRSPRRWAALWALATLVVVCSASLSRADEPAATAVAEPLSASMSADTLPAFEAQIQQAFEKVRSATVGFGGGSAVVVSEDGLLLSVAHVGKRPGRRLRVTFPDGRRTHAKVLGLCDDLDIAVAKIDEPGPWPAVDISRVDMPAENTWLLKVGYPVSFRHGQQPAVRVGRLLRKMPDAFISDCPIMGGDSGGPIFDLDGNLVGISSRCQDEIKYNLHIPLTSFYEHWTALCSGRALKRAADGTLRPSRPDWEPGFGRNPEAMDVPFPGSLSEQHYASRKPAIGQTTRRRGRQPLPPGRQADEYLNGLSEARQAAEQSTVEVLLGERVLAAGTLLADANVSKHQSFVATKASLLGRDPQELEWSVRVDGHQENFAAAWVGADSRRDLAIFSIEHFPDAAMRADAESETDAVALPQPFAGAPVLCLASGGHCLVGFVSATPRSFAMRQPPLMRDRPMLGISVATHEQGVRITSLVKDSGAAKAGLLVDDILQQIDGQEVSSADELVSVIAKRRIGDVLPLQLLRDGETQSVEAKLGKFQTTDQRRPSFDNWGGGPFSDRRFEIPHVLPHDTPLPPEDCGSPLVDSHGRIIGVNIARALRTTSYALPIDDVWQTIADLRQL; from the coding sequence GTGAGTCCGGTTAGCGATGCTATGCTGTTGAGCCAGCGGTCTCCTCGGCGTTGGGCTGCTCTCTGGGCTCTGGCAACTCTGGTCGTGGTGTGTTCCGCGAGCTTGTCGAGGGCGGACGAGCCGGCGGCGACGGCGGTCGCCGAACCGCTCAGCGCTTCGATGTCGGCCGATACCCTGCCCGCCTTCGAAGCCCAGATCCAGCAGGCGTTTGAAAAGGTTCGCTCGGCCACCGTGGGCTTTGGCGGTGGCAGTGCGGTGGTGGTCAGCGAAGACGGACTGCTGTTGTCGGTGGCGCACGTGGGCAAGCGTCCAGGACGACGGTTGCGGGTGACTTTCCCCGACGGTCGACGCACTCACGCCAAGGTGTTGGGGCTGTGTGACGACTTGGACATCGCGGTTGCCAAAATCGACGAACCCGGGCCCTGGCCGGCGGTGGACATTTCTCGGGTCGACATGCCCGCGGAGAATACGTGGCTGCTGAAGGTCGGTTATCCGGTGTCGTTCCGGCATGGCCAGCAACCGGCGGTGCGAGTGGGACGGTTGCTGCGGAAGATGCCCGATGCGTTTATTTCCGACTGCCCGATCATGGGCGGCGATTCCGGCGGACCGATCTTCGACTTGGACGGCAACCTGGTGGGCATTTCCAGCCGCTGCCAAGACGAAATTAAATACAACCTGCACATTCCCTTGACGTCGTTCTATGAACACTGGACGGCCCTGTGTTCCGGACGCGCACTGAAACGCGCCGCCGATGGCACGCTGCGGCCCAGTCGGCCCGATTGGGAGCCCGGCTTTGGCCGCAATCCCGAGGCAATGGATGTGCCCTTCCCCGGCAGCTTGTCCGAGCAACATTATGCGTCTCGCAAGCCCGCGATCGGTCAAACGACGCGGCGTCGTGGGCGTCAGCCACTGCCGCCGGGCCGCCAAGCCGATGAGTACCTGAATGGATTGTCCGAAGCCCGGCAGGCGGCCGAGCAAAGCACGGTGGAAGTCCTGTTAGGCGAGCGTGTGTTGGCGGCCGGTACGCTACTGGCCGACGCTAACGTCTCCAAACATCAGTCCTTTGTCGCCACCAAAGCCAGCTTGTTGGGACGCGATCCGCAAGAGTTGGAATGGTCGGTGCGGGTGGACGGTCACCAAGAGAACTTTGCGGCCGCTTGGGTGGGCGCGGATAGCCGTCGCGACTTGGCGATTTTTTCGATCGAACACTTCCCCGATGCCGCCATGCGTGCGGACGCGGAAAGCGAAACCGATGCCGTGGCCTTGCCGCAACCCTTTGCCGGCGCCCCAGTGCTGTGCTTGGCCTCCGGCGGACATTGCCTGGTAGGCTTCGTTAGCGCAACGCCGCGGTCCTTTGCAATGCGACAACCGCCGTTGATGAGGGATCGCCCGATGCTGGGTATTTCGGTGGCCACTCATGAGCAGGGCGTGCGGATCACCAGCTTGGTGAAAGACTCTGGCGCGGCGAAGGCCGGCCTGTTGGTGGACGACATCCTGCAGCAAATCGACGGTCAAGAAGTCAGTTCGGCCGATGAACTGGTATCGGTGATCGCCAAGCGAAGGATCGGCGATGTGTTGCCGCTGCAGTTGCTGCGGGATGGCGAGACACAAAGTGTGGAAGCCAAATTGGGGAAGTTCCAGACCACCGACCAGCGACGTCCGAGTTTCGACAATTGGGGTGGTGGGCCTTTCAGCGACCGTCGGTTTGAAATCCCCCATGTATTGCCGCACGATACACCCCTGCCGCCGGAGGATTGCGGCAGCCCCTTGGTCGATAGTCACGGACGCATCATCGGCGTCAATATTGCTCGCGCCCTGCGAACGACTTCGTACGCTTTGCCGATCGACGATGTGTGGCAAACCATCGCGGATTTGCGACAACTGTAG
- a CDS encoding redoxin domain-containing protein, translating to MCHLPRRSCYQTVAACLTALAWLSVLCQSPALAAEPLGKLDFELPGSEGEAVRLSADPAVELHVVCFLGTECPLARLYGPRLQRLADRFPRRVSFVGIVPNQQDSIAEIRQYRQQHGIRFPVAKDYDQRVTQSFGATRTPEVFVLDRSAVIRYQGRIDDQYQPGIARNAPTTHDLTAAIEQLLDGQPVDVPQTTAVGCRIAPRRIPDANSSVTFTDQVSRVLNRNCVECHREGEIGPFALTDYDEVVGWADMMLEVIDNGRMPPWHAAGDQQAFKNARQMSDADRQILHDWVEAGTPYGEAGQLPEPPPKVSGWRLPTEPDEVFAMSDRAYQVPAEGTVEYQYFVVDPGYETDRWVSAAEVIPGNPSVVHHCIVFVRPPDGGNMREIGFLSGYVPGQDPMVLPEGYARRVRAGSHFVLQMHYTTNGQSQSDLTSFGVKYVPEESVSHEVYATAGIEQDFEIPPHAEDYGIEGFVDWFPKDGELLAITPHMHVRGKSFQLSALYDDREMALLDVPRYDFNWQHNYELSTPLPLNDVERLRFRSTFDNSAANPNNPDPSEYVTWGDQTWEEMSVVFLQVAKPRQPAARPSDAAARAERQAAVRAKAEAKAQATAEAQAFARDFLRRFDHNQDALVSRSEVPTAFRIYEFWRTDRDDDGMLDARELESAAARRSR from the coding sequence ATGTGCCACCTTCCGCGACGTTCCTGTTATCAAACGGTCGCCGCCTGCCTGACCGCGTTGGCTTGGCTAAGCGTGCTCTGCCAGTCGCCGGCCTTGGCTGCCGAACCGCTGGGCAAGCTGGATTTTGAGTTGCCGGGCAGCGAGGGCGAAGCGGTGCGGCTGTCGGCCGATCCGGCGGTGGAATTGCATGTGGTGTGTTTTTTAGGGACCGAATGTCCCCTGGCTCGGCTGTACGGTCCGCGTCTACAGCGGCTGGCCGATCGGTTTCCCCGGCGGGTTTCGTTTGTGGGCATCGTACCCAACCAGCAGGATTCGATAGCCGAAATCCGGCAGTATCGCCAGCAACACGGAATCCGTTTTCCGGTCGCCAAGGATTACGACCAACGCGTCACGCAGAGCTTCGGAGCAACGCGGACACCCGAAGTGTTCGTGCTGGACCGCTCCGCCGTGATCCGCTACCAGGGCCGCATCGACGATCAATACCAACCGGGCATCGCTCGCAATGCTCCCACCACACATGATCTGACCGCGGCCATCGAACAGTTATTGGATGGCCAGCCGGTCGACGTGCCGCAAACCACCGCGGTGGGCTGCCGGATCGCTCCGCGGCGGATCCCCGATGCCAACAGTTCGGTGACGTTTACCGACCAGGTCAGCCGGGTGCTGAATCGCAACTGTGTGGAGTGTCATCGCGAGGGCGAAATCGGTCCTTTTGCGTTAACCGACTACGACGAAGTCGTGGGCTGGGCGGACATGATGCTGGAAGTCATCGACAACGGCCGGATGCCGCCCTGGCATGCCGCCGGAGACCAGCAAGCCTTCAAAAACGCTCGCCAGATGAGCGACGCCGACCGGCAGATTCTGCACGACTGGGTGGAGGCCGGCACGCCTTACGGAGAAGCCGGCCAGCTGCCCGAACCACCGCCCAAAGTCTCCGGCTGGCGGCTGCCCACTGAGCCCGATGAAGTGTTCGCGATGAGCGATCGAGCGTATCAGGTGCCGGCCGAAGGCACGGTCGAATATCAGTACTTTGTCGTCGATCCGGGGTATGAAACCGACCGCTGGGTTTCGGCCGCGGAAGTCATTCCAGGCAACCCCAGCGTAGTGCATCACTGCATCGTATTTGTGCGGCCCCCGGATGGCGGCAACATGCGGGAGATCGGATTTTTGTCGGGCTATGTTCCCGGCCAAGACCCGATGGTGTTGCCCGAGGGATATGCGCGGCGGGTTCGCGCAGGTTCCCATTTTGTGCTGCAGATGCATTACACCACCAACGGTCAAAGCCAGTCGGACCTGACCAGCTTCGGCGTCAAGTACGTGCCCGAGGAATCGGTCAGTCACGAGGTCTACGCGACCGCAGGCATCGAACAGGACTTTGAAATCCCGCCGCACGCCGAGGACTATGGCATCGAAGGCTTCGTGGATTGGTTCCCCAAAGACGGTGAGCTACTTGCCATCACCCCGCACATGCACGTGCGAGGTAAATCGTTTCAGCTGTCCGCGTTGTACGACGATCGGGAAATGGCTTTGTTGGACGTGCCGCGGTACGACTTCAATTGGCAGCACAATTATGAACTGTCCACGCCACTGCCCTTGAACGATGTCGAGCGGTTGCGATTCCGCAGCACTTTCGACAACTCCGCGGCCAATCCCAACAATCCCGACCCCAGCGAGTACGTCACCTGGGGCGACCAAACCTGGGAAGAAATGTCGGTGGTGTTCTTGCAGGTTGCTAAACCGCGACAGCCCGCCGCCCGGCCCTCGGACGCCGCTGCGCGAGCGGAACGTCAAGCGGCGGTCAGGGCCAAGGCCGAAGCGAAAGCCCAGGCCACCGCCGAAGCCCAAGCGTTTGCCCGCGATTTTCTGCGCCGGTTTGACCACAACCAAGACGCGTTGGTCTCGCGCAGCGAAGTCCCCACGGCCTTTCGGATCTACGAATTTTGGCGGACCGATCGCGACGATGACGGGATGTTGGACGCCCGGGAATTGGAGTCGGCGGCTGCCCGGCGTAGCCGTTAA
- a CDS encoding phosphatidate cytidylyltransferase, with amino-acid sequence MLPSEAAHNAAMTEWVTKRTFVLLAVVLVALSIASLVGLLLTRRENVAIESAVVRRFTGRLRIWWMMCAILVCGFLLHRIGTIVLFGLVSFWALREFITMTPTRRGDHRALFWVFFIFTPLQYVLLILNHMSPSWITGGRTIDFYGLYSIMIPVYGSLFIPARIALGGDFKRFLERSAKIQSGLLICVYSLSFAPALLDLSLQHADGRPWNGSNVTLLFFFLLIAQLSGVLQRAWTRLIGNHPVARDINAGRTWEGVVGSVLSTGMIGAALFWATPFAVWEAGVMGMVVACMSFAGTMTMSAIKRDRGVNDTGTLVQGHAGLLDQIDDICFAAPVFYHLTRFFFSG; translated from the coding sequence GTGTTACCTTCCGAGGCGGCTCATAACGCCGCCATGACCGAGTGGGTGACCAAGCGGACGTTTGTGCTGCTGGCCGTGGTCCTGGTAGCGCTCAGCATCGCCTCGCTAGTGGGGTTACTGTTGACTCGCCGCGAGAACGTGGCCATTGAATCGGCCGTCGTTCGCCGCTTTACCGGGCGACTGCGGATTTGGTGGATGATGTGCGCGATCCTGGTATGCGGGTTTTTGCTGCACCGCATCGGCACGATCGTGCTGTTTGGCTTGGTATCGTTCTGGGCCCTGCGTGAGTTTATCACGATGACGCCTACCCGCCGCGGCGATCACCGCGCGTTGTTCTGGGTGTTTTTTATCTTCACGCCCCTGCAGTACGTGTTGTTGATTCTAAATCACATGTCGCCTTCCTGGATCACGGGCGGTCGCACGATCGATTTCTACGGTCTGTACAGCATCATGATCCCGGTTTACGGCAGCCTATTCATCCCGGCCCGGATCGCTCTCGGGGGCGACTTCAAACGCTTTCTCGAACGCAGCGCCAAGATCCAGTCGGGACTGCTGATCTGTGTCTACTCGCTGTCCTTCGCGCCGGCGCTATTGGATCTGTCGCTGCAACACGCCGATGGCCGACCGTGGAACGGCAGCAACGTGACGCTGCTGTTTTTCTTCTTGCTGATCGCACAACTTTCCGGAGTGCTGCAGCGGGCTTGGACGCGTTTGATCGGCAACCATCCGGTGGCTCGCGACATCAATGCGGGGCGAACCTGGGAAGGCGTGGTGGGGTCGGTGTTGAGCACCGGGATGATCGGCGCCGCGTTGTTTTGGGCTACGCCGTTTGCCGTTTGGGAAGCCGGCGTGATGGGCATGGTGGTGGCCTGCATGTCCTTTGCCGGAACGATGACGATGAGCGCCATCAAACGCGACCGCGGCGTGAACGATACGGGCACGCTGGTCCAAGGCCACGCCGGCCTGCTCGATCAAATCGATGATATCTGTTTCGCCGCGCCGGTGTTTTATCACCTCACGCGGTTTTTCTTCTCGGGATAA
- a CDS encoding TatD family hydrolase, giving the protein MLFDTHAHLDDTQFDANRPDVIQRAREAGLVGILAVGTTAISSERCCQLAGEYPDYLYAAVGIQPNYVAQAEDDDWEKIEQLINTPGVRAVGETGLDDYWKDSPMELQIDYFLRHIDLAHRSGLPFIVHMRESCQQIIDTLRPLAAQRPLCGVMHSFTGDWQQTKQLLDFGLHISFAGMVTFKKSQDLRDVARQVPADRLLVETDAPYLSPEPLRGKRPNEPARVAHTLKCLADVRGVSAEELGEVTTANAKRMLSLG; this is encoded by the coding sequence ATGCTGTTCGATACCCACGCTCACCTGGACGACACCCAATTCGACGCGAATCGCCCCGACGTGATTCAACGCGCACGCGAAGCCGGATTGGTCGGCATCCTGGCGGTCGGCACGACGGCGATTTCCAGCGAGCGGTGCTGCCAACTGGCCGGCGAATACCCCGACTATCTGTACGCCGCCGTGGGCATCCAACCCAACTATGTGGCTCAAGCCGAAGACGACGACTGGGAAAAAATCGAACAGCTGATCAATACCCCGGGCGTCCGCGCGGTCGGCGAAACGGGGCTGGACGATTACTGGAAAGACAGCCCCATGGAGTTGCAGATCGACTACTTCTTGCGGCATATCGATCTGGCCCATCGCAGCGGTTTGCCGTTTATCGTGCACATGCGTGAAAGCTGCCAACAGATCATTGATACGCTTCGCCCCCTGGCCGCTCAGCGCCCCCTTTGCGGCGTCATGCATTCCTTTACCGGCGACTGGCAACAGACCAAACAACTGCTGGATTTCGGCCTCCACATCAGCTTCGCCGGCATGGTGACCTTCAAGAAATCGCAGGACCTCCGCGACGTCGCTCGCCAAGTCCCGGCCGATCGTTTGTTGGTGGAAACCGACGCCCCCTATCTGAGCCCTGAACCGCTGCGAGGCAAACGCCCCAACGAACCGGCCCGCGTGGCCCACACGCTGAAGTGCTTGGCCGACGTCCGCGGCGTTTCGGCCGAGGAACTAGGCGAAGTCACCACGGCCAACGCCAAGCGAATGCTGTCGCTGGGCTAG